A stretch of Kaistella flava (ex Peng et al. 2021) DNA encodes these proteins:
- the accD gene encoding acetyl-CoA carboxylase, carboxyltransferase subunit beta has product MAFDWFKRKAQNITTSTEDKKDVPKGLWHQTLTGKIIEHEELKKNNYVSPEDGFHVRIGSREFFSILFDENKFTELDANVESVDMLGFKDTKSYTDRLKEVKAKTKLTDSIRNAVGTVNGEKMVISCMDFSFIGGSLGSVMGEKIRRAVDYCIEHKLPYMIICQSGGARMQEATYSLMQLAKVQAKLAQLSEAGLLYIAYLCDPTFGGITASFAMTADIIMAEPGALIGFAGPRVIRETIGKDLPEGFQTSEFLQEKGFVDFIVKRTEIKDKVSKTVKLLSHA; this is encoded by the coding sequence ATGGCATTCGACTGGTTTAAAAGAAAAGCACAAAATATTACAACTTCTACGGAAGATAAAAAAGACGTTCCTAAAGGGCTTTGGCACCAAACTCTGACAGGAAAAATTATCGAACACGAAGAATTGAAAAAAAATAATTACGTGTCTCCAGAAGATGGTTTCCACGTGAGAATTGGTAGTAGAGAATTCTTTTCGATTCTTTTTGATGAAAACAAATTTACTGAACTCGACGCAAACGTTGAAAGTGTAGATATGTTGGGTTTCAAAGACACCAAGTCTTACACAGACCGGTTGAAAGAAGTAAAAGCCAAAACGAAATTAACAGATTCTATCAGAAATGCAGTTGGAACTGTGAATGGAGAAAAAATGGTAATTTCTTGTATGGACTTTAGTTTTATCGGTGGATCTTTAGGATCTGTGATGGGCGAGAAAATCCGTAGAGCAGTTGATTATTGCATCGAACACAAACTTCCGTACATGATCATCTGTCAATCTGGTGGAGCGAGAATGCAGGAAGCAACGTATTCATTGATGCAGTTGGCAAAAGTTCAGGCGAAGTTAGCGCAGCTCTCAGAAGCTGGTTTATTGTACATCGCGTATTTATGTGATCCTACTTTTGGTGGAATTACTGCTTCTTTCGCAATGACTGCTGATATTATCATGGCTGAGCCAGGAGCTTTAATCGGTTTTGCTGGGCCACGTGTGATTCGTGAAACCATTGGTAAAGATTTACCAGAAGGGTTCCAGACCTCGGAATTCTTGCAAGAAAAAGGTTTCGTAGATTTCATTGTTAAAAGAACTGAAATCAAAGATAAAGTTTCCAAAACAGTGAAGCTTTTAAGCCACGCTTAA
- a CDS encoding GLPGLI family protein, whose product MKKIAILVLGICSQIVFSQANRFVYQVTMKPDSTDRNVIKTETANLDISGANSIFYAENRMKRDSILSRARQTGSFNFDRSQMQGLRSNLDFIIEKDYKTGKKIYKAGILRDQYAYEEDRPMDWKILPETATIGEYKTQKAETKFAGRTWYAWFTTEVPFQDGPYKFSGLPGLIVKVEDAKGDYSFDLKEAKKIDAIASFDQRGSIITVKRAAFEKQQEQFRKDPMAAMASMSSGGGRGGFRIQMDPNQRKRMEDRQKEEFKKNNNPIELK is encoded by the coding sequence ATGAAAAAAATTGCTATTCTAGTTTTGGGCATCTGTTCCCAAATTGTTTTTTCACAAGCGAATCGTTTTGTGTATCAGGTAACTATGAAACCAGATTCTACGGACAGGAATGTTATCAAAACAGAAACTGCTAATCTTGATATTTCAGGAGCGAATTCTATTTTCTACGCTGAAAACAGAATGAAGAGAGATTCTATACTATCGAGAGCCAGACAGACTGGAAGTTTTAATTTCGATAGAAGTCAGATGCAAGGTTTAAGATCAAACCTGGATTTCATAATTGAAAAAGATTACAAAACCGGAAAAAAAATATATAAAGCAGGAATTCTACGTGATCAATATGCTTACGAAGAAGATCGACCAATGGATTGGAAAATTCTGCCAGAAACGGCGACAATTGGTGAATACAAAACTCAAAAAGCAGAAACGAAATTTGCAGGAAGAACTTGGTACGCTTGGTTTACGACTGAAGTTCCTTTTCAAGATGGTCCTTATAAATTTTCAGGACTTCCTGGTTTAATTGTAAAAGTTGAAGATGCTAAAGGCGATTATAGTTTCGATTTAAAAGAAGCTAAAAAAATTGATGCGATTGCCAGTTTCGATCAAAGAGGTTCAATAATTACTGTTAAAAGAGCCGCCTTTGAAAAGCAGCAGGAGCAATTTAGAAAAGATCCAATGGCAGCGATGGCATCAATGTCTAGCGGAGGTGGTCGAGGTGGATTTAGAATTCAGATGGATCCTAATCAGCGAAAACGAATGGAAGATCGCCAAAAAGAGGAATTCAAGAAAAACAATAATCCTATTGAATTAAAATAA
- a CDS encoding TonB-dependent receptor domain-containing protein, giving the protein MKTLLKSLCLFSLLFTSLLYAQTITKSTFLVKGDCAMCKERIETTAKKTGAKTANWNADSQKLEIEFDSTKTSADTILKKIAEVGHDNEKYRASDDVYEKLASCCHYEREPSFLQKEISAQPSKGDNQFFVRGNCGSCKARIEKAATSAGADSATWDAETQIVTLNFNPSKTSSDLILQKIAEVGHDNEKYTARADIYDKLPGCCLYDRELPLGVKSDLVHHDEAPAPAPKKDFSQHADHFDKSIEEVRLIKLADATALSKKEASLTFNIGTKELLKAACCNLSESFETNATVDVSFTNAVTGTKQLKMLGLDQKYTALTKENLPSIRGLAAPYGLNLIPGRWIGGIQLTKGGSTVVNGYESITGQINTELLKAAENPETGVNIFADAYGRVETNITSTSNLNEHWNQSVLLHGNATLGKTDSNHDGFLDQPTGNQINATYLLNYNDLEHSGLGTHFGISFVKDQRFGGQTAFDKMIDRSQQSAYGVGIDLSRFEIWNKTGYMFKDKPYQSIGWMNQFTTHQQNSFFGQRNYWGNQNTFYSNLVFESIIGNTNNKFKTGASFLYDQYDEDYLTHNYKRTETVPGVFFEYTLTGLKYTLVAGARTDFHNLAGTQFTPRVNFKYDVTDKTILRLSAGRGFRTANIFAESQQYFGSNRQIEILGNGGKIYDLQPEIAWNYGASVQQEFKLFNRKASLVADFFRTDFQNQVLTDLDLSPQKIVFYNLEGKSFANSFQTQLDFTPAKNLEMRLAYKYYDVQADFLGGQREIPFMAKNRGFFNASYSTDKTDEGAFWNLDATFQLIGQQKLPNLNSNPLEYRLPEYSKSYSTLNAQISRNFNKSIRAYVGGENLLGYTQSNPIIDAQNPFGNYFDAGMVYAPIMGANVYFGLDFKF; this is encoded by the coding sequence ATGAAAACTTTGTTAAAAAGTCTTTGCCTATTTTCCCTATTATTCACTTCTCTTTTATACGCTCAAACTATAACTAAATCAACTTTTTTAGTTAAAGGAGATTGCGCAATGTGCAAAGAAAGAATCGAAACTACCGCAAAAAAAACAGGTGCAAAAACCGCCAACTGGAATGCCGATTCCCAAAAACTTGAAATTGAATTTGATTCAACCAAAACTTCCGCTGATACCATTTTAAAGAAAATTGCAGAGGTTGGACATGACAATGAAAAATACAGAGCATCAGATGATGTGTACGAAAAATTGGCTTCTTGTTGTCATTATGAAAGAGAACCTTCTTTTCTACAAAAAGAAATTTCTGCACAACCTTCAAAAGGAGATAATCAATTTTTTGTCCGTGGAAACTGTGGTTCATGTAAAGCGAGAATCGAAAAAGCTGCTACAAGTGCTGGCGCAGATTCAGCGACTTGGGATGCAGAAACTCAAATTGTAACATTAAATTTTAATCCTTCTAAAACTTCATCAGATTTAATTTTACAAAAAATCGCAGAGGTTGGTCATGACAATGAAAAGTACACGGCAAGAGCTGATATTTACGACAAACTTCCCGGATGTTGTTTGTATGACCGAGAATTACCTTTAGGAGTGAAAAGTGATTTAGTTCATCATGATGAAGCACCTGCTCCGGCACCGAAAAAAGATTTTTCTCAACATGCTGATCATTTCGATAAATCAATCGAAGAAGTTCGATTAATTAAATTGGCTGATGCTACCGCCTTAAGTAAGAAAGAAGCGAGCCTAACCTTTAATATCGGAACCAAAGAATTATTGAAAGCCGCATGTTGTAATTTGTCTGAAAGTTTTGAAACTAATGCAACGGTAGACGTTTCATTTACCAATGCGGTAACCGGAACGAAACAATTGAAAATGCTAGGCCTTGATCAAAAATACACGGCATTAACAAAAGAAAACTTGCCTTCTATTCGCGGTTTGGCAGCACCTTATGGTTTAAATTTAATTCCAGGAAGATGGATTGGCGGAATTCAATTGACTAAAGGAGGAAGCACGGTAGTCAACGGTTACGAAAGTATTACCGGACAAATTAACACCGAACTTTTGAAAGCCGCTGAAAACCCGGAAACAGGTGTAAATATTTTTGCAGATGCTTATGGTAGAGTTGAAACGAATATTACCTCTACCTCAAATCTCAACGAACATTGGAACCAATCGGTTTTACTTCATGGAAATGCCACGTTAGGAAAAACAGATTCTAATCATGATGGATTTTTAGACCAACCAACTGGAAATCAAATCAATGCTACCTATCTTTTAAATTATAATGATTTAGAACATTCTGGTTTAGGAACACATTTCGGGATTAGCTTTGTGAAAGACCAGCGATTTGGTGGACAAACCGCTTTTGATAAAATGATCGACCGTTCACAACAAAGTGCTTACGGAGTTGGAATTGATCTTTCAAGATTTGAAATCTGGAATAAAACCGGTTATATGTTCAAAGACAAACCTTATCAAAGTATCGGTTGGATGAATCAGTTTACGACACATCAACAAAATAGTTTTTTTGGTCAGAGAAATTATTGGGGAAATCAAAATACGTTTTACTCCAATTTGGTTTTTGAAAGTATTATCGGAAATACGAATAATAAATTCAAAACTGGAGCGAGTTTTTTATACGATCAATATGACGAAGATTATCTGACGCACAATTATAAAAGAACAGAAACCGTTCCGGGAGTATTTTTCGAATATACTTTGACAGGATTGAAATATACTTTGGTTGCAGGAGCCAGAACGGATTTTCATAATCTAGCAGGAACGCAATTTACCCCAAGAGTGAACTTTAAATACGACGTCACTGATAAGACCATTCTTCGACTTTCAGCTGGAAGAGGTTTTAGAACGGCCAATATCTTTGCGGAAAGTCAGCAATATTTCGGATCAAACAGACAAATCGAAATTTTAGGAAATGGTGGAAAAATCTATGATTTACAGCCAGAAATCGCCTGGAATTACGGAGCAAGTGTTCAGCAGGAATTTAAATTATTCAACAGAAAAGCAAGTTTAGTTGCAGACTTCTTCAGAACAGATTTCCAAAATCAAGTGTTGACCGATTTAGATCTTTCACCACAGAAAATCGTATTCTACAATCTTGAAGGAAAATCTTTTGCCAACAGTTTTCAAACTCAATTGGATTTTACACCAGCGAAAAATTTAGAAATGAGACTGGCGTATAAATATTATGATGTGCAGGCAGACTTCCTGGGAGGACAAAGAGAAATTCCATTTATGGCAAAAAACAGAGGATTCTTTAACGCGTCTTACTCCACGGATAAAACGGATGAAGGTGCTTTCTGGAACCTCGATGCAACATTTCAGTTAATCGGACAACAGAAACTTCCAAACTTAAATTCGAATCCTTTGGAATACAGATTGCCTGAATATTCAAAAAGTTATTCAACGCTTAATGCACAGATTTCAAGAAACTTTAATAAAAGCATTCGTGCTTATGTTGGTGGCGAAAACTTACTAGGTTATACGCAGAGTAATCCTATTATAGATGCTCAGAATCCTTTCGGAAATTACTTTGATGCGGGAATGGTTTACGCGCCGATTATGGGAGCAAATGTGTATTTCGGCTTAGACTTTAAGTTCTAA
- a CDS encoding DUF6973 domain-containing protein has product MKNIQIIFNALRSLSFTKIIKLLRLTLPHPLFSIMGFYATLRSFTLAQKHFPKTHSNNGEGNAFRHSLWTCLIMMYCCKISSPQKALEYCKKMTDLHEELFPNKPLETKMDLHNNQVGMNYFMELLPGVHRQFFETSFFVKGLLDKTKTAKVLKSLDDDFKGELVYLK; this is encoded by the coding sequence ATGAAGAACATCCAAATCATATTTAATGCTTTAAGATCCTTAAGTTTCACCAAGATTATAAAACTTTTGCGATTGACACTTCCGCATCCGCTATTTTCTATAATGGGATTTTATGCGACTTTAAGAAGTTTCACTTTAGCACAAAAACATTTCCCAAAAACACATTCCAATAACGGAGAAGGAAATGCATTTCGCCATTCGCTTTGGACTTGCCTGATCATGATGTACTGTTGCAAAATTTCTTCGCCCCAAAAGGCCTTGGAATATTGCAAGAAAATGACCGATTTACATGAAGAACTTTTCCCTAATAAACCCTTGGAAACCAAAATGGATTTACATAATAACCAAGTTGGAATGAATTATTTTATGGAGCTACTTCCTGGAGTTCATCGCCAGTTTTTTGAAACGAGTTTCTTCGTTAAAGGATTGCTTGATAAAACCAAAACTGCGAAAGTTCTGAAAAGCCTGGATGACGACTTCAAAGGTGAATTGGTTTATCTAAAGTAA
- a CDS encoding murein L,D-transpeptidase catalytic domain family protein produces MKKVLLPLITVLFFATSFYTLEDVKKNPTETPLKIQPENLILKAEPKSTATYAEEIYNSIGFDNINQLKSDVFFKAFLGFTNLKKEGKLDEDAHLLTICDFSLSSAEKRLWVIDLNEKKVLYNSLVAHGKNTGEEFAQKFSNTESSLQSSLGFYITETTYNGSNGYSLKLMGMDSGYNDAAFKRAIVMHGADYVSEGFIKSQKRLGRSWGCPAVPRALAEPIINTIKGKNCLFIYYPDNQYLSSSKWLKSEENI; encoded by the coding sequence ATGAAGAAGGTCCTTTTACCCTTAATAACTGTTTTATTTTTCGCCACCTCTTTCTATACCTTAGAAGACGTAAAGAAAAATCCAACAGAAACTCCTTTAAAGATACAACCAGAAAATTTAATTCTAAAAGCCGAACCGAAGTCAACTGCAACCTACGCGGAAGAAATTTATAACTCCATCGGTTTCGACAATATCAACCAACTCAAATCCGACGTTTTTTTCAAAGCCTTTTTAGGATTTACCAATCTTAAAAAAGAAGGAAAGCTTGATGAAGATGCTCATCTATTGACAATTTGTGACTTTTCGCTGTCATCTGCGGAGAAGAGGCTTTGGGTTATTGATTTGAATGAAAAGAAAGTATTGTATAATTCTTTAGTCGCACACGGAAAGAATACGGGTGAAGAATTCGCTCAGAAATTTTCTAACACGGAAAGTTCTTTGCAAAGCAGTCTTGGTTTTTATATTACAGAAACAACTTACAATGGCTCTAACGGTTATTCGTTGAAACTCATGGGAATGGATTCTGGCTACAACGATGCTGCGTTCAAAAGAGCAATCGTGATGCACGGCGCCGATTATGTGAGCGAAGGTTTCATTAAAAGTCAAAAACGTCTTGGTAGAAGTTGGGGTTGCCCGGCCGTTCCCAGAGCATTGGCTGAACCGATTATCAATACCATTAAAGGAAAGAATTGTCTTTTTATTTATTATCCCGACAATCAATATCTCTCCAGTTCGAAATGGTTGAAGTCAGAAGAAAATATCTAG
- the fbaA gene encoding class II fructose-bisphosphate aldolase, with amino-acid sequence MSKKFPAGVATGQMVTDIFQFAKENKFALPAVNVIGSSNVNATIETAAKLNSPVIIQFSNGGAAFNAGKGLSNEGQKAAILGGIAGAKHIHTLAEAYGATVILHTDHCAKKLLPWIDGLMDANEEFFAQTGKSLYSSHMLDLSEESIEENLDISCKYFERMAKMGMTLEIELGITGGEEDGVDNSGVDSSKLYTQPDEVAYAYERLNAISPNFTIAAAFGNVHGVYKPGNVKLTPKILDNSQKFVEEKYGLGAKPINFVFHGGSGSSLEEIREAIDYGVIKMNIDTDLQFAYTEGIRDFMVDKIEYLRTQVGNPDGADLPNKKYYDPRGWVRKGEDTFSKRLEQAFEDLNNINTL; translated from the coding sequence ATGAGCAAGAAATTTCCGGCAGGAGTTGCCACTGGACAAATGGTTACAGACATTTTTCAATTCGCAAAGGAAAACAAATTTGCACTTCCTGCAGTGAATGTGATTGGGTCAAGTAACGTAAATGCAACGATTGAAACTGCCGCAAAACTTAATTCACCCGTAATTATTCAGTTTTCTAATGGTGGTGCTGCTTTTAACGCAGGAAAAGGATTAAGTAATGAAGGGCAAAAAGCTGCAATCTTAGGTGGAATCGCTGGAGCAAAGCATATTCATACTTTAGCAGAAGCTTACGGAGCAACGGTTATTTTACATACCGACCACTGTGCTAAAAAATTATTGCCTTGGATTGATGGATTGATGGATGCGAACGAAGAGTTTTTTGCACAAACCGGAAAATCTCTTTATTCTTCTCACATGCTTGATTTATCTGAAGAATCAATCGAAGAAAACCTGGACATCTCTTGTAAATATTTCGAGAGAATGGCAAAAATGGGAATGACTTTAGAAATCGAACTTGGAATTACAGGTGGTGAAGAAGATGGTGTCGATAATTCTGGCGTAGATTCTTCAAAATTATATACGCAGCCAGATGAAGTTGCTTACGCTTATGAAAGACTAAATGCAATTTCTCCAAACTTCACGATTGCTGCTGCTTTTGGAAACGTTCACGGTGTTTATAAACCGGGTAACGTAAAATTAACTCCGAAAATTCTTGATAATTCTCAGAAATTTGTGGAAGAGAAATACGGTTTAGGAGCAAAACCAATTAATTTCGTTTTCCATGGTGGATCAGGTTCTTCTTTAGAAGAAATCAGAGAAGCGATTGATTATGGAGTAATCAAAATGAATATCGATACTGATTTACAATTCGCGTATACCGAAGGAATCAGAGATTTCATGGTTGATAAAATTGAATATCTAAGAACACAAGTTGGGAATCCAGATGGAGCTGACTTGCCGAACAAAAAATATTATGATCCAAGAGGTTGGGTTAGAAAAGGGGAAGACACCTTTAGCAAAAGATTAGAGCAGGCATTTGAAGACCTGAACAATATTAATACTTTGTAA